One Anopheles marshallii chromosome 3, idAnoMarsDA_429_01, whole genome shotgun sequence genomic region harbors:
- the LOC128714311 gene encoding histidine decarboxylase yields MDFVEYRQRGKEMVDYIADYLQNIRDRRVLPDVQPGYMRNLIPESAPLDGERWENIFADIERVIMPGVTHWQSPHMHAYFPALNSFPSLLGDMLADAINCLGFTWASSPACTELESIVMNWLGKMIGLPDMFLHLPGTSMGGGVIQTTASEATLVCLLAGRTVAIRRFHEHTPGLQDAEINARLVAYCSDQAHSSVEKAALIGLVRMRFIESDDQLSLRGDALRDAIEEDIKQGLIPFWVCATLGTTGACAFDHLAEIGEICACHNIWLHVDAAYAGSAFICPEFRVWLKGIEKADSIAFNPSKWLMVHFDCTAMWVKNSGALHRTFNVAPLYLQHENSGLAIDYMHWQIPLSKRFRALKLWFVLRSFGTRGLQKHIREGVRLAQKFEALVLADHRFEIPATRHLGMVVFRIKGENELTEKLLKRLNHRGHLHAVPASLKGRYVIRFTVTSTYTSNDDILADWNEIRTVTTDLLNELNVQMVDRTRVPLKDTREKNEAFGSSLLLANSPMSPKIVNGSFAAIFDADEFLAKVYAGIRISNQDSPAMRRRVRGILMSGKQFSLDSRMDLVVHGFGPGEARNGIESGAINEDLEEVWEACEQMELSDQENTPDDTTSHLQRRRSPSPQPPSKLQPHFIEPLPILPVVGPCRGRSQSVDTGIIRAHANATNTSWLLEREEAITRSEPCYSSDSLTSQPSLTSPIPTQPPTPPPIGHTPKISCESHLDSIDENRPTENFPRSKRRCSDNSHLFSLTRPNVYPEKRQSEPAIRCAFYNRGFEMLCPPRPPPPKRVLSQNDLPRTRQLRRQISTVSELNLTDPDEDWRRARLLVPPFRYCIADESGHCIDFDTVLPCPVASIDDEAILRDALRFEENFVERCEQICPEPDSLCLETIEERVLDELTSTGVGGVADSKESVRSEEVIYENVKHCRKCGHQRIKL; encoded by the exons ATGGATTTTGTCGAGTATCGCCAGCGAG GCAAGGAGATGGTAGACTACATTGCGGACTATCTGCAGAACATTCGGGACCGACGTGTCTTACCGGACGTCCAGCCGGGGTATATGCGAAACCTAATACCGGAGTCGGCCCCGCTCGACGGTGAGCGATGGGAGAACATCTTCGCGGACATCGAGCGCGTTATCATGCCGGGCGTAACGCACTGGCAGAGTCCGCACATGCACGCATACTTCCCAGCGCTAAACTCATTTCCTTCGCTGCTCGGCGATATGCTGGCCGATGCCATCAACTGTCTCGGATTTACATGG GCATCTTCTCCGGCCTGTACCGAGCTGGAATCAATTGTGATGAATTGGCTTGGGAAGATGATTGGGTTGCCGGATATGTTTCTGCACCTACCCGGTACCAGCATGGGCGGGGGTGTGATTCAAACGACGGCCAGTGAGGCAACGCTCGTGTGCCTGTTGGCCGGCCGGACGGTGGCCATTAGACGCTTTCACGAGCACACGCCCGGACTGCAGGATGCGGAAATCAACGCCCGCCTGGTGGCGTACTGCTCCGACCAGGCACACTCCAGCGTGGAGAAGGCGGCCCTAATCGGCTTAGTCCGGATGCGATTCATCGAGTCGGACGATCAACTCAGCCTCCGCGGGGATGCTTTGCGCGATGCAATCGAGGAGGACATCAAGCAGGGTCTGATTCCGTTCTGG GTTTGCGCCACCCTCGGTACAACGGGGGCCTGCGCCTTTGACCATCTGGCCGAGATAGGAGAGATCTGCGCGTGCCACAACATCTGGCTACACGTGGACGCTGCCTACGCCGGCAGTGCATTTATCTGTCCAGAGTTTCGGGTGTGGCTGAAGGGCATCGAGAAAGCGGACTCCATCGCGTTTAATCCCTCCAAGTGGTTAATGGTGCACTTTGACTGCACCGCGATGTG GGTCAAGAATAGTGGTGCCCTGCATCGAACCTTCAATGTGGCTCCGTTGTATCTACAGCACGAAAACTCGGGCCTTGCGATCGATTATATG CATTGGCAGATACCGCTTAGCAAGCGGTTCCGAGCGTTGAAGCTCTGGTTTGTACTACGCAGCTTCGGCACACGGGGACTTCAGAAGCACATTCGCGAAGGCGTCCGGTTGGCGCAGAAGTTTGAAGCTCTCGTGCTGGCAGACCATCGTTTTGAGATCCCGGCCACCCGCCATCTCGGTATGGTGGTGTTCCGAATCAAGGGTGAAAACGAACTGACGGAGAAACTGCTGAAGCGGCTCAACCATCGTGGACATCTGCACGCAGTTCCTGCATCGCTGAAGGGTCGCTATGTCATTAGGTTTACCGTCACCTCTACGTACACCTCGAACGATGACATTCTGGCAGATTGGAACGAAATTCGCACCGTTACAACCGATCTGCTCAATGAGCTGAACGTGCAGATGGTTGATCGGACACGTGTGCCGTTGAAAG ATACGCGCGAAAAGAACGAAGCGTTCGGATCGAGCCTTCTGCTCGCCAACTCGCCGATGTCGCCGAAGATCGTGAACGGTTCGTTCGCGGCCATCTTCGATGCGGACGAGTTCCTGGCCAAGGTGTACGCTGGCATACGCATCTCG AACCAGGACTCACCGGCTATGAGACGTCGCGTCCGGGGCATCCTCATGTCCGGCAAACAGTTCTCGCTCGACTCACGCATGGATCTGGTGGTGCACGGGTTCGGTCCGGGCGAGGCGCGCAACGGCATCGAATCGGGGGCCATCAACGAAGACTTAGAGGAGGTCTGGGAAG CTTGTGAGCAGATGGAGCTTTCGGACCAAG AGAACACACCGGACGACACCACCTCCCATCTTCAACGCCGCCGTTCTCCTTCTCCTCAACCACCGTCGAAGCTGCAACCACACTTCATAGAACCGCTCCCGATACTACCTGTAGTAGGACCGTGTCGGGGTCGGTCGCAAAGTGTGGACACCGGCATTATTCGTGCCCATGCTAACGCCACTAACACCAGCTGGTTACTTGAACGTGAGGAAGCCATCACCCGTTCGGAACCGTGCTACTCCAGCGACTCCCTCACCAGCCAGCCTTCACTGACCTCTCCGATACCTACTCAGCCTCCCACTCCTCCACCCATCGGTCACACTCCAAAGATCTCCTGCGAATCACATCTGGACAGCATTGACGAGAACCGACCCACGGAGAACTTTCCACGCAGTAAGCGACGCTGTTCGGATAATTCCCACCTATTCTCACTCACCCGGCCCAACGTATATCCGGAAAAGCGTCAATCGGAACCGGCGATTCGGTGCGCCTTCTACAACCGTGGCTTCGAGATGCTCTGTCCACCtcgtccaccaccaccgaagcGTGTGCTGTCCCAGAACGATCTACCCCGCACACGTCAGCTGCGACGACAGATTTCAACCGTGTCCGAGTTGAACCTTACCGACCCGGATGAGGATTGGCGACGGGCAAGATTGCTGGTGCCACCGTTTCGCTACTGTATTGCGGACGAGTCGGGACATTGTATCGATTTCGACACGGTCCTGCCCTGTCCGGTTGCATCGATCGACGATGAAGCGATTCTGCGGGACGCACTACGGTTCGAGGAGAATTTCGTGGAACGATGCGAACAGATCTGTCCCGAGCCGGATTCACTGTGTCTCGAGACGATTGAGGAACGGGTACTGGATGAGTTGACATCTACTGGAGTGGGTGGAGTTGCTGATAGCAAGGAGTCTGTACGCAGTGAGGAAGTTATTTACGAAAATGTGAAACATTGTCGAAAGTGTGGCCATCAAAGGATTAAGTTATAA